Proteins encoded within one genomic window of Hahella chejuensis KCTC 2396:
- a CDS encoding fatty acyl-CoA reductase, translated as MKQSLTLTAFANKNVLITGTTGFVGKVVLEKLLRSVPTIGKIYLLIRGNSKNPTARKRFQNEIATSSIFDTLKASQGSRFEELCETRIHCVTGEVTEPLFGLSEKDFTDLAADIDVIINSAASVNFREALDQALTINTLCLKNIIELSRRAADCPVVQVSTCYVNGFNQGVMEEEIVSPAGERIERSERGYYEVEPLIARLLQDVEQVSAAAADDHSREKDLIDLGIKEANKYGWNDTYTFTKWMGEQLLMKELYGKTLTILRPSIVESTLLGPAPGWIEGVKVADAIILAYAREKVSLFPGKKNAVIDIIPADLVANSIILSATEALLDSGAHRIYQCCSSEVNPIRIREVIGHVQQEAEHNYQTHDKLFYRKPKKPFVMIPGAVFHALMAISFHMLKWSSRLQSLFGRKASGRKLSNMETTMKLSKVFSFYTSPSYTFSNRRLQELSTRLGEYDQSEFPVNAGMYDWAHYLREVHVAGLNKYALRPKVVKMNPPAAKPRSRAA; from the coding sequence ATGAAGCAATCACTTACGTTAACTGCTTTTGCTAATAAGAATGTACTGATTACGGGGACGACGGGATTCGTCGGCAAGGTGGTACTGGAGAAGCTGCTGCGCAGCGTGCCGACAATTGGGAAGATTTATTTGCTGATACGGGGTAATTCAAAGAACCCTACAGCGCGAAAGCGGTTCCAGAATGAGATCGCGACCTCATCTATTTTCGATACTCTCAAGGCATCGCAGGGAAGTCGTTTCGAGGAGTTGTGCGAAACCCGCATCCACTGCGTGACCGGAGAGGTGACGGAGCCTCTGTTTGGCCTGTCGGAGAAGGACTTTACCGACCTGGCCGCAGATATCGACGTTATTATCAATTCAGCCGCCAGCGTCAATTTCCGCGAAGCGCTGGATCAGGCTCTCACCATCAATACCCTGTGCCTTAAAAATATCATTGAACTGTCGCGGCGCGCGGCGGACTGCCCTGTCGTGCAGGTATCCACCTGCTACGTCAACGGCTTCAATCAGGGAGTGATGGAAGAGGAAATCGTCAGCCCGGCGGGAGAACGCATTGAGCGTTCAGAACGCGGCTACTATGAAGTTGAGCCGCTGATTGCGCGTTTGCTGCAGGATGTAGAGCAAGTGTCCGCCGCTGCGGCGGATGATCATAGCAGGGAAAAGGATCTTATCGACCTGGGTATCAAAGAAGCCAATAAGTATGGTTGGAACGATACCTATACCTTCACTAAATGGATGGGCGAGCAGTTGCTGATGAAGGAGCTGTATGGCAAAACCCTGACCATCCTGCGACCTTCCATTGTTGAAAGTACGCTGCTGGGACCGGCGCCGGGCTGGATTGAGGGGGTGAAAGTGGCGGATGCGATCATCCTCGCTTACGCCAGAGAAAAGGTGTCTTTGTTTCCCGGCAAGAAGAATGCGGTCATTGATATCATTCCGGCGGACCTGGTGGCCAACAGCATCATCCTGAGCGCCACGGAAGCGCTGCTGGATTCCGGCGCCCATCGCATCTACCAGTGTTGCAGCAGCGAGGTTAATCCAATCAGGATTCGGGAAGTCATTGGGCATGTGCAGCAAGAGGCGGAGCACAATTATCAGACGCACGACAAACTGTTCTACCGCAAGCCGAAGAAGCCCTTTGTAATGATTCCCGGCGCCGTGTTTCACGCGTTGATGGCGATCAGTTTCCACATGCTGAAATGGAGTTCCCGTCTGCAGAGCTTGTTTGGCCGTAAGGCTTCCGGGCGCAAGCTGAGCAACATGGAAACTACGATGAAACTGTCCAAGGTGTTTTCCTTCTATACCTCTCCCAGCTATACCTTCAGCAACCGCCGTCTGCAGGAGCTATCCACCCGTCTTGGGGAATATGACCAGAGCGAATTCCCCGTGAATGCGGGTATGTATGACTGGGCGCACTACTTGCGGGAAGTTCACGTGGCGGGTCTGAACAAGTACGCGCTGCGGCCGAAAGTGGTGAAGATGAACCCGCCTGCAGCAAAACCTCGCAGCCGCGCTGCGTAA